In Flavobacterium sp., a single window of DNA contains:
- a CDS encoding EamA family transporter, which yields MKREINLPPVPAVLLAIISVQCGAAIAKTLFPAIGAAGTASIRIGVSAILLLLAYRPNLRAITPAQWKIVIPYGLSLGAMNLIFYFAIERIPIGLAVTLEFVGPLLLAIAGSKRLVDYLWVLLAAIGILLIAPWSNERIDPLGVLFALLAGALWAAYIVFGGKISKIMNDGEAVSTGMLFAAILVLPFGFLENGLINLTPKLFGMGVALALLSSAIPFTLEMKALGQLPPRTFSILMSLEPAAASICAFIFLQENLSFYEILAVVCVVVASAGSTLTAKR from the coding sequence AGAAATCAACCTACCTCCTGTTCCGGCAGTATTATTGGCAATTATCAGTGTACAATGCGGGGCAGCTATAGCCAAAACACTTTTTCCAGCTATTGGAGCGGCAGGAACAGCATCGATACGTATTGGTGTTTCGGCAATACTTTTATTATTGGCTTACAGACCAAATTTGCGAGCGATAACACCGGCGCAATGGAAAATTGTAATTCCGTACGGTTTATCATTAGGAGCCATGAATTTGATTTTTTATTTCGCAATAGAAAGAATTCCAATAGGTTTAGCTGTAACATTAGAATTTGTCGGACCGTTATTATTGGCTATTGCAGGTTCAAAACGTTTAGTCGATTATTTGTGGGTTTTATTAGCCGCAATAGGAATTTTATTAATCGCACCCTGGTCAAATGAACGCATCGATCCGCTTGGAGTATTGTTTGCACTTTTAGCCGGAGCGCTTTGGGCGGCTTATATTGTTTTTGGAGGTAAAATTTCGAAAATAATGAATGATGGTGAAGCTGTTTCAACCGGAATGTTATTTGCTGCTATTTTAGTGCTTCCGTTCGGTTTTCTTGAAAACGGATTAATTAATCTTACACCAAAACTTTTCGGAATGGGAGTTGCGCTTGCTCTTTTATCAAGTGCTATTCCGTTTACATTAGAAATGAAAGCTTTAGGTCAGCTTCCTCCGCGTACATTTAGTATTTTAATGAGCCTTGAACCAGCTGCGGCTTCTATTTGTGCTTTTATTTTTTTACAGGAAAATTTAAGTTTTTATGAAATTTTGGCAGTTGTATGTGTTGTAGTCGCTTCTGCAGGAAGTACTCTAACCGCAAAACGATAA